The following coding sequences lie in one Silene latifolia isolate original U9 population chromosome 5, ASM4854445v1, whole genome shotgun sequence genomic window:
- the LOC141655976 gene encoding uncharacterized protein LOC141655976, whose protein sequence is MALRNILNRCAHKLKPYRQFSSSTLISKNFYNSSLPILSTPWLMLPPDVKDGPNGPTDNYLNIIDKSIIKIDRPTAHGSVPFNTMCVGSAKGWVAFECDSDGSLFLANPYATEARCRKLPGPSAPIYSEGLHFTLAGDPMSNNFALIMRQTGFLPLLISKGGDSERWIYGAKIDYNNGLLKRLETEYSISRMAYNRKSNTVYELHLDENSGKLEIICWYPLGDDENGKKKRVLSSCLDPKVVKKYHEFEYEDSVDRNNVDRYLAVTEQNDPRLFLVIRPTTATENGVGCETKDIELFEIDLEGDGKVECVESIGDRALFLGANSDPFFISTRDCSGIKSNCVYVAEELGYYDLETKCKTPFLSLGDLANTRPQVYWVAPPFFG, encoded by the coding sequence ATGGCTCTACGCAACATTCTCAATCGTTGTGCCCACAAATTAAAACCGTATCGTCAATTTTCATCATCAACATTAATTTCTAAGAACTTTTACAATTCATCATTGCCAATATTATCAACACCATGGCTAATGCTTCCTCCTGACGTTAAAGACGGTCCGAATGGTCCAACTGATAACTACTTGAATATAATCGACAAATCAATTATCAAGATTGACCGTCCGACAGCACATGGAAGCGTTCCATTCAACACAATGTGTGTGGGGTCGGCGAAAGGGTGGGTTGCATTTGAATGTGATTCGGATGGTAGTCTATTCTTGGCTAACCCTTACGCTACTGAAGCGAGATGTCGCAAGCTACCAGGACCTAGCGCTCCAATATATTCTGAAGGGTTGCACTTTACTCTTGCTGGTGATCCAATGTCAAACAACTTTGCACTTATAATGAGACAAACCGGTTTTCTCCCTTTACTAATAAGCAAGGGAGGTGATTCTGAGCGATGGATCTACGGTGCTAAAATTGATTACAACAATGGATTGCTAAAACGATTAGAGACCGAGTATTCAATATCCCGAATGGCATATAACAGGAAATCAAACACTGTGTATGAATTACACTTGGATGAGAACTCTGGGAAGCTTGAAATTATCTGCTGGTATCCTTTAGGGGATGATGAAAACGGTAAAAAGAAACGGGTTTTGTCTTCGTGTTTGGATCCGAAAGTTGTAAAAAAATATCATGAGTTTGAGTATGAGGATTCAGTTGACCGTAATAATGTCGACAGATACCTAGCGGTAACGGAACAAAATGATCCACGACTGTTCCTAGTCATTAGGCCTACTACAGCTACAGAGAATGGGGTTGGATGCGAGACTAAAGATATCGAATTGTTTGAGATTGACTTAGAGGGAGACGGGAAAGTGGAATGTGTAGAGTCGATAGGTGATCGGGCGCTCTTCTTAGGAGCAAATAGCGATCCGTTTTTCATCTCAACTCGCGATTGTTCAGGGATAAAGTCGAATTGTGTGTATGTTGCTGAGGAACTTGGTTACTATGACTTGGAAACGAAATGTAAAACACCATTTCTTTCTCTTGGGGATCTTGCCAACACTCGTCCTCAAGTTTACTGGGTTGCTCCTCCCTTTTTTGGTTGA
- the LOC141654985 gene encoding uncharacterized protein LOC141654985: MVDREWMYNRLDEDGYLRNEFVAGVDTFIKYACNQENFKQYPLLKCPCSNCWNKPYMEVDSVKLHLYKNGYRDNYSCWSCHGETYIEAQSSSAVRSQLNPYRDMVMDSYVPISEVSIDEGLEDGEEPPNQQARRFFDMLKNAEKPLYDGCKKSLLSMASRMINLKCEFNIPHRAIDGFASFVKEACPDNNLMTESFYATRKLVKGLELPHIKIDVCREGCVLFWNENAHLEKCGSCDAERFKKKANGKLIPEEFMIYFPITARLQRLYAAKSTASYMSWHSEYPQNNETMSHPRDGEAWKHFDATYPDFAAEPRNVRLGLCTDGFNPFGKFGNYSCWPVILAPYNLPPLLCMKRQTLFLSMIIPGPKNPKGKLDVYLQPLVEELKHLWNVGAITYDASKKRNFNMKAALLWTISDFPAYGMLSGWSTAGRLACPYCMEKSKSFYLKHSQKQTWFDCHRPFLHPDHVFRNNKSSFVKNKVDHSTPPPRLDGEDIWKRVSDLPKATEYNHSCEKSAKHNWTKQSILWELPYWSKLLIRHNLDVMHIEKNFFDQLINTIMDVKGKTKDTKKTRKDLAVHCKRRKLHLHDNSKETMPHAPFVLSKEKRKVLCKWVTKSEHIKTDLIKTLAIGPYKSVRRYDHYYINGYNFHTYSYGKNKATMNYGVCVRSLQGSNYYGILQDVFELVYSGETRSYKTILFKCDWFDSGNGTKVHPQYKLVEVNHTKKYSKYDPFVLAFQVQQVYFAPYPSLKKDKDCWWAVFPVKVRSTIDIPKVQIAFQEEVIDDPPLLSNPNDGMDEIGVRDGFEEAVLLDENDDDVQIELEIDEEDELLADNETSSDEFESDDFEESLSD; this comes from the exons ATGGTTGATCGGGAGTGGATGTACAATAGACTAGATGAAGATGGTTATCTTAGAAATGAGTTTGTTGCTGGGGTAGATACTTTTATAAAGTATGCTTGTAACCAGGAAAATTTTAAACAATACCCTTTATTAAAATGCCCTTGTTCTAATTGCTGGAATAAGCCATATATGGAAGTTGACTCAGTTAAATTACACTTATATAAGAATGGGTATCGTGATAACTACTCTTGTTGGAGTTGTCATGGTGAAACATACATAGAAGCTCAGTCAAGTAGTGCAGTAAGGAGTCAGTTAAACCCTTATCGAGATATGGTCATGGATTCATATGTCCCAATAAGTGAAGTGTCCATTGACGAGGGTTTAGAAGATGGTGAAGAGCCTCCGAACCAACAAGCAAGACGGTTTTTTGATATGTTAAAAAATGCGGAGAAACCTTTATATGATGGTTGCAAGAAATCTTTGTTGTCAATGGCCTCAAGGATGATAAATTTGAAGTGTGAATTCAACATTCCTCATCGTGCAATAGATGGTTTTGCTTCTTTTGTGAAAGAAGCATGCCCAGATAATAATTTAATGACGGAATCATTTTATGCTACCAGAAAGTTAGTAAAGGGTCTTGAACTTCCACATATTAAGATTGATGTATGTCGCGAAGGGTGTGTCTTGTTTTGGAACGAAAATGCTCATTTGGAGAAATGTGGTTCATGTGATGCTGAACGATTTAAAAAAAAAGCGAATGGTAAGCTTATTCCTGAAGAATTTATGATATATTTCCCAATCACAGCTAGACTGCAGAGGCTGTACGCAGCTAAAAGCACAGCTTCTTATATGAGTTGGCATAGTGAGTATCCACAAAACAATGAAACGATGTCACATCCACGCGACGGTGAGGCGTGGAAACACTTTGATGCCACATATCCCGATTTTGCTGCTGAACCACGCAATGTGAGACTTGGATTATGCACGGATGGATTCAATCCATTTGGAAAATTTGggaattactcatgttggccAGTTATTCTTGCACCGTATAATCTGCCCCCGTTACTTTGCATGAAAAGGCAGACCTTGTTTCTAAGTATGATTATTCCTGGTCCAAAAAATCCAAAAGGGAAGCTTGATGTATATTTGCAGCCTTTAGTTGAAGAATTGAAGCACTTGTGGAATGTTGGGGCAATCACTTACGATGCTTCCAAAAAgagaaattttaatatgaaagcAGCACTCTTGTGGACTATTAGTGATTTTCCCGCATACGGCATGCTTTCGGGTTGGAGTACGGCGGGAAGGTTGGCATGTCCCTATTGCATGGAGAAATCAAAGTCTTTCTATCTTAAACATAGCCAAAAACAAACTTGGTTTGATTGTCATCGACCATTTCTACATCCAGATCATGTGTTTCGCAACAATAAAAGTAGTTTTGTGAAAAACAAAGTAGATCACTCCACACCTCCACCAAGGCTAGATGGAGAAGATATTTGGAAGCGTGTGTCAGACTTGCCTAAAGCTACTGAGTATAATCATTCATGCGAGAAAAGTGCCAAGCACAATTGGACAAAACAAAGTATACTCTGGGAACTTCCATATTGGAGCAAACTTCTAATTCGCCATAATTTAGATGTAATGCATATCGAGAAGAACTTTTTCGATCAACTTATTAACACAATAATGGATGTTAAGGGTAAAACCAAAGATAccaagaagacaagaaaagatTTAGCAGTTCATTGTAAGCGTCGAAAGTTACACCTTCATGACAACTCGAAAGAGACAATGCCTCATGCTCCTTTTGTGTTGTCCAAGGAGAAAAGGAAAGTTCTTTGCAAATGG GTTACAAAGTCGGAACATATCAAGACAGATCTTATTAAGACCCTTGCCATCGGTCCTTACAAATCTGTACGAAGATATGATCATTACTACATTAATGGTTATAATTTTCATACTTACTCTTATGGGAAGAACAAGGCCACGATGAATTATGGCGTATGCGTGAGGAGCTTGCAAGGATCAAATTACTATGGGATTCTGCAGGATGTGTTTGAGTTGGTTTATAGTGGAGAAACAAGAAGTTATAAGAcaatattgtttaaatgtgactGGTTTGACTCGGGTAATGGTACAAAAGTGCATCCACAGTACAAACTTGTTGAGGTGAATCACACTAAAAAGTATTCCAAGTACGATCCATTTGTTTTGGCTTTTCAAGTTCAACAGGTATATTTTGCGCCTTACCCAAGCCTTAAGAAAGACAAAGATTGTTGGTGGGCTGTGTTCCCGGTGAAAGTGAGATCAACAATTGATATTCCTAAAGTCCAAATAGCATTCCAAGAAGAGGTCATCGATGACCCACCTTTGCTGTCGAATCCTAATGATGGTATGGACGAAATTGGGGTGAGGGATGGATTTGAAGAAGCGGTATTGCTTGATGAAAATGATGATGATGTTCAAATTGAGTTGGAAATAGATGAGGAGGACGAATTATTAGCTGATAATGAAACGAGTAGTGATGAGTTTGAAAGTGACGACTTTGAAGAGAGTCTTTCTGATTAA